The DNA window ACACCAACATCACCATTAACCGGAACATGACCATACAGGGTCAAAGCCAGACTGGAACCATAATAAATGGAACCGGCACCAACTGGATATTCAATATCACATCTGGTGTGAATGTCACCCTCCTGGATTTAACATTAACCAATGCATCTCACAATCGAGGTGGGGCAATCTACAATCAGGGAGATTTAACAATAATCAACTGTACATTCACAAATAACACAGCAACAGATGTTTGTGGTGTTATCCTCAATGAAGTAGGTAACTGTACTGTCACTAACTCTACTTTCACTGGTAACAAGGCAATTGGGAATTGTGGTGTTATTGGCAGTATCGGCGGTATTTTTACGGTGACTAACTGTACTTTCATAAATAATGAAGCAGTTGTTGGCGGTGTTATCATCAATGAAGGTGCTATTTTTACTGTGACTGGCTGTAATTTTATGGGTAACACCGCAACTTATGGTAGTGTTATCGCCAATGAGTTAACTACTCTTGAAGCTCATTTCAACAGGTTCTACAATAACACCGCAACTACAGGTATTGCTATCTACCTTGCCAGTGGGTCAGTGAATGCTACACTTAACTGGTGGGGTTCCAATGATGATCCCTCCAGCCAGATATATGGTAACGTGGATTACTCACCATGGTTATTCATGACCATCAATGCCACTCCAGAGACTATCAACAACACCCAGACCAGTTTAATCACGGTGAGTTTAAACAACTACAGTTTTGATGGTAGTTCTTCCAGCCCATTGGATCCCAATCTTGGCCATATATCAGATGGTGTTCCAGTTACGTTCAGTTTAATTGACGGACCACTGGGAACTCTGGGATCACAAACCGGATTTATTAATGGTACTGCCAGTATTATATTCACTGCAAATGCCGTTGGAGTTCAACACGTAAATGCAACAATTGATAACGAAAACAGAACCGCAACCATCACTATCAATCCTATTGGACATGTGAACATCACTAAAACAGCTGATAATTATACACCGAATTACTGGGATGGGGTTACATTTACCATCACCGCAGGTAATGAAGGCCCTGATGATGTGGAAGGTCTTGAAATCACTGATATCTTACCGAATGGTTTGACACTGATTTCTGCAGATACCCATGGTTTTGGAAGTTATAATTCAGGCATCTGGAACATAGGAACACTGACCAATGGCACAACAGCAATCTTAACCCTATTTGTGAATGCCACCAGTACTGGAACTTTCACCAACTGGGCAAATGTAACTGCACAAGCCACCTATGACCTGAAACCTTGGTCCCAGGACAACGCTATCATAACTGTTCCTTCCGCTGCTGACATCGCTGTTGAAAAAGCATTCTACGACTATGAAGGAGATTATGAGATTACCAGTGCCAATTACTGGGATATTATCTCCACACGGATACTTGTAACCAACAATGGACCTGCCACTGCCACTAACGTGGTTATATCTGATATTCTAGGTTCAGGTCTTAGCTTCGTAGATGAATGGTGGGTTAAATGGGATATTAATGATTTGTATTGGAACTTGAATGATGCTTCCTTTGATCCAGCAACAATGACCTGGACCATTCCATCACTACTTGCGGGTCAGACCGCGGTCCTGGATATAATGACCAACCTCACCAGTACAGGCACACTGCACAACTACGCGGAATTAGTGTCAAGTGAGACCTATGATTGGAACCACACTAACAACAACGACACTGCATACTTAACAGTTCCTGAAGCAAGTTATTTATCAATTTACAAAGAATTCAGGGATCTTCCATGGGGGAATGTCATTACCACGGCTTACTACAACGACATGATTTACGCCATAGTTCAGGTAAAAAACCAGGGCCCAGACACCACCTCTGTTAGTATTTTAGACACCATGACCGGTATTGTTTGGACTGGTAACTATTATGTTCTCTCCAATGTGGGATCTATTCTCCCTACACCAAGTTCATGGGTTTTAAATGACCCTGTAAACACTTTCAACGGAACCAACTGGAACATACCCTTCCTGAACATATTCATTGGTAGTGAAAAATGGCTGGCCATTGAAGGAATCATCAACCAAACCGGGATAAATGCTGCGTCAAACCATGCAGAAACCGTAGATCAAAACACATACCCTTATAAAGGATATGCTAACTACACCGCAAACCTAACAACACTGGCAGCTCCCACTTCCATAACTGTGGGTGATGTTCGTGGAAATAAAGGTGATACAGTAACCTTGAGCGCAACTTTAACTGATCATAACAGTGATCCGGTTGTTGGTGCCACGGTGGAGTTCTGGGTTGACGGTGCGAAGGTTGGTGAAAGCAACACTGGATCCGATGGAACTGCAATATTCAACTACCCGATCACCGAAACACCGGGAAATCATATATTACAAGTAGTGTTCAATGGAAACACATTTTATCAGGGAAGTAACGCCACTGGAAACCTTTACGTCCCTAGTGCTAATTTGTACATTGTGATTACCAGTGATAAGAACAATCCCACTGTGGGTGAAATATTCACCCTCAGATACAAACTGGGAAACAACGGACCAGACACAGCAGACAACGTAACCATAACCATACCCCTACCTGAAGGCTTTGTAATATCCAAAATTGAGGGTGATGGAAACTGGACCGTGACTGGAAACACCATAACCTGGACCATGAAAAACGTTACAGTAGGCGACCCCAACCTGTACGTATCAGGATGGACCACCGGACCAGGAAATTACCTATTCACCGCATCAATAACCTCAGA is part of the Methanobacterium sp. Maddingley MBC34 genome and encodes:
- a CDS encoding repeat-containing protein (PFAM: Domain of unknown function DUF11; Bacterial Ig-like domain (group 1)~TIGRFAM: conserved repeat domain) → TNITINRNMTIQGQSQTGTIINGTGTNWIFNITSGVNVTLLDLTLTNASHNRGGAIYNQGDLTIINCTFTNNTATDVCGVILNEVGNCTVTNSTFTGNKAIGNCGVIGSIGGIFTVTNCTFINNEAVVGGVIINEGAIFTVTGCNFMGNTATYGSVIANELTTLEAHFNRFYNNTATTGIAIYLASGSVNATLNWWGSNDDPSSQIYGNVDYSPWLFMTINATPETINNTQTSLITVSLNNYSFDGSSSSPLDPNLGHISDGVPVTFSLIDGPLGTLGSQTGFINGTASIIFTANAVGVQHVNATIDNENRTATITINPIGHVNITKTADNYTPNYWDGVTFTITAGNEGPDDVEGLEITDILPNGLTLISADTHGFGSYNSGIWNIGTLTNGTTAILTLFVNATSTGTFTNWANVTAQATYDLKPWSQDNAIITVPSAADIAVEKAFYDYEGDYEITSANYWDIISTRILVTNNGPATATNVVISDILGSGLSFVDEWWVKWDINDLYWNLNDASFDPATMTWTIPSLLAGQTAVLDIMTNLTSTGTLHNYAELVSSETYDWNHTNNNDTAYLTVPEASYLSIYKEFRDLPWGNVITTAYYNDMIYAIVQVKNQGPDTTSVSILDTMTGIVWTGNYYVLSNVGSILPTPSSWVLNDPVNTFNGTNWNIPFLNIFIGSEKWLAIEGIINQTGINAASNHAETVDQNTYPYKGYANYTANLTTLAAPTSITVGDVRGNKGDTVTLSATLTDHNSDPVVGATVEFWVDGAKVGESNTGSDGTAIFNYPITETPGNHILQVVFNGNTFYQGSNATGNLYVPSANLYIVITSDKNNPTVGEIFTLRYKLGNNGPDTADNVTITIPLPEGFVISKIEGDGNWTVTGNTITWTMKNVTVGDPNLYVSGWTTGPGNYLFTASITSDTFNINSMGISPLTLNTQPTVNAATTTNTVGMQTTGTPVVPLALAVLGVLCGLVATRKNQ